Proteins encoded within one genomic window of Ideonella dechloratans:
- a CDS encoding c-type cytochrome, producing MSSSLERLLCAAVLVGAGLGTAAAQSTTYPGIGREATSKEVAAWNIDVRPDFQGLPKGSGSVSQGQDVWESHCASCHGVFGESNEVFSPLIGGVTAEDVKTGHVARLNDKGFPGRTTFMKVATVSTIWDYVNRAMPWNAPKSLKTDEVYSVVAYLLNLSGIVPDDFVLSDTTIAQAQARMPNRNGMTTDHGLWPGKGMGNGGKPDVKAVACMKDCVAEPKVTSFLPDHARNNNGNLAQQQRLVGPQRGVDTTRAAGSDVVAAATAAAAAPQSTAGDGQSVQVQTLLQKYACAACHGVDRKIVGPAFKDVAAKYHDRADAQAYLAGKIRSGGQGLWGSIPMPPQTLPDADLQLIAKWLAAGASK from the coding sequence ATGTCCAGCTCTCTTGAGCGCCTGCTGTGTGCCGCCGTGCTCGTGGGGGCCGGATTGGGAACGGCTGCCGCCCAGTCCACAACCTATCCGGGCATCGGGCGCGAGGCCACTTCCAAGGAAGTGGCCGCCTGGAACATCGATGTGCGGCCGGACTTCCAGGGCCTGCCCAAGGGCTCCGGTTCGGTCAGCCAGGGCCAGGATGTGTGGGAGAGCCACTGCGCCTCCTGCCACGGCGTGTTCGGTGAGAGCAACGAGGTCTTCTCGCCGCTGATCGGTGGCGTGACCGCCGAGGATGTCAAGACTGGCCATGTGGCCCGGCTGAACGACAAGGGCTTCCCGGGTCGGACCACTTTCATGAAGGTGGCCACCGTGTCGACCATCTGGGACTACGTGAACCGGGCCATGCCCTGGAACGCACCCAAGTCCTTGAAGACCGACGAGGTCTACAGCGTGGTGGCCTATCTGCTGAATCTGTCGGGCATCGTGCCGGACGACTTCGTGCTGTCGGACACCACCATCGCCCAGGCCCAGGCGCGCATGCCCAACCGCAATGGCATGACCACCGACCACGGCCTGTGGCCCGGCAAGGGCATGGGCAACGGTGGCAAGCCCGACGTGAAGGCGGTGGCCTGCATGAAGGACTGCGTGGCCGAGCCCAAGGTGACTTCCTTCCTGCCGGACCATGCCCGCAACAACAATGGCAACCTTGCCCAGCAGCAGCGCCTGGTCGGCCCGCAGCGCGGGGTGGACACCACCCGGGCGGCCGGCAGCGATGTGGTGGCCGCGGCCACCGCAGCGGCCGCCGCACCCCAGTCGACCGCTGGCGACGGCCAATCGGTCCAGGTGCAGACCCTGCTGCAGAAGTACGCCTGCGCGGCCTGCCATGGCGTGGACCGCAAGATCGTCGGGCCGGCCTTCAAGGATGTCGCAGCCAAGTACCACGACCGCGCCGACGCCCAGGCCTACCTGGCCGGCAAGATCCGTTCGGGCGGTCAGGGCCTGTGGGGCAGCATCCCGATGCCGCCGCAGACACTGCCGGACGCCGATCTCCAGCTCATCGCCAAGTGGCTGGCCGCCGGAGCCTCCAAGTAA
- the pal gene encoding peptidoglycan-associated lipoprotein Pal, whose translation MLKQTLFTRRLGLTAAAVVAVLATGCASNTKLNDTPVETRNPTASETAQPQQAQSAVSTVDLAAQKNAELLAAAKKGRVIYFDFDSFVVKDEFRPAVEANAKYLANNKKAQMIIEGHTDERGSREYNLALGQKRAEAVQKALVALGASDSQLESVSYGEERPAVEGHDEAAWSKNRRAELKDR comes from the coding sequence ATGCTCAAGCAAACCTTGTTCACCCGTCGTCTGGGTCTGACGGCTGCCGCTGTCGTGGCCGTGTTGGCCACCGGCTGCGCCTCCAACACCAAGCTCAACGACACCCCGGTCGAGACCCGCAACCCGACCGCCAGCGAAACGGCCCAGCCCCAGCAGGCCCAGAGCGCGGTGTCGACGGTGGACCTGGCGGCGCAGAAGAACGCCGAACTGCTGGCCGCGGCGAAGAAGGGCCGCGTGATCTATTTCGACTTCGACAGCTTCGTCGTCAAGGACGAGTTCCGCCCGGCGGTGGAAGCCAATGCCAAGTACCTGGCCAACAACAAGAAGGCCCAGATGATCATCGAAGGCCACACCGACGAGCGCGGCAGCCGCGAGTACAACCTGGCCCTGGGTCAGAAGCGCGCCGAAGCCGTTCAGAAGGCCCTGGTGGCGCTGGGCGCCTCCGACAGCCAGCTGGAGTCGGTGAGCTACGGCGAAGAGCGCCCGGCCGTGGAAGGTCACGACGAAGCCGCCTGGTCCAAGAACCGCCGCGCTGAACTGAAGGACCGTTGA
- the soxB gene encoding thiosulfohydrolase SoxB, protein MNLSRREFLNVMASASVAGMALGRYADADAATAEQGLYDLPRFGNVSLLHMTDCHAQLKPIYFREPSVNLGIGSMRGQLPHLVGEQLLKAAGIPAGGPLSHAYTCLDFEKAARRYGKVGGFAHLATLVKRMKASRPGALLLDGGDTWQGSATSLWTNAQDMVDACKLLGVDVMTGHWEFTYGMDRVMEIVQKDFKDKIDFVAQNVKTNDFGDPVFKPYTLRNINGVPVAIIGQAFPYTPIANPRYMVADWGFGIQDENLQKMVDEARGKGAQLVVVLSHNGMDVDLKMASRVRGVDVIFGGHTHDGVPVAIPVKNAGGTTLVTNAGSNGKFLAVMDFDVKDGKMADFRYRLLPVFANQLAPDAEMQALIDRVRAPYEAKLSEKLAVTDGLLFRRGNFNGSWDQLICDALMDTQGAEIAFSPGFRWGTTLLPGDTITRELMMDQLAITYPYATLTEMSGATIKTVLEDVADNLFNPDPYYQQGGDMVRVGGLSYAMNPGAAMGQRISDMRLRGKLIEADKTYKVAGWAPVAESAKTAPGVKPVWEHVEAWLKSQGGRVKPRHINTPSLTGMQGNPGMTA, encoded by the coding sequence ATGAATCTTTCGCGCCGCGAATTCCTCAATGTCATGGCCTCGGCCTCGGTGGCCGGCATGGCCCTTGGCCGCTATGCCGATGCCGACGCCGCCACCGCCGAGCAGGGGCTGTATGACCTGCCGCGCTTCGGCAACGTCTCGCTGCTGCACATGACGGACTGCCATGCCCAGCTCAAGCCGATCTACTTCCGCGAGCCCAGCGTCAACCTGGGCATCGGGAGCATGCGGGGTCAGCTGCCCCACCTGGTGGGCGAGCAGCTGCTGAAGGCCGCGGGCATCCCCGCGGGCGGGCCTCTGTCCCATGCCTATACCTGCCTGGACTTCGAGAAGGCCGCCCGGCGCTACGGCAAGGTGGGTGGCTTCGCGCACCTGGCCACCCTGGTCAAGCGCATGAAGGCCAGTCGCCCCGGCGCGCTGCTGCTCGATGGCGGCGACACCTGGCAAGGCTCGGCCACCTCGCTGTGGACCAACGCCCAGGACATGGTCGATGCCTGCAAGTTGCTGGGCGTGGACGTGATGACCGGCCACTGGGAGTTCACCTACGGCATGGACAGGGTGATGGAGATCGTCCAGAAGGACTTCAAGGACAAGATCGACTTCGTCGCCCAGAACGTCAAGACCAACGATTTCGGCGATCCGGTCTTCAAGCCCTACACGCTGCGCAACATCAACGGCGTGCCGGTGGCCATCATCGGCCAGGCCTTCCCCTACACACCCATCGCCAACCCGCGCTACATGGTGGCGGATTGGGGCTTCGGCATCCAGGACGAGAACCTGCAGAAGATGGTGGACGAGGCCCGCGGCAAGGGCGCCCAGCTGGTGGTCGTGCTCTCGCACAACGGCATGGACGTGGACCTGAAGATGGCCAGCCGGGTGCGCGGCGTCGATGTCATCTTCGGCGGCCACACCCACGACGGCGTGCCGGTGGCCATCCCGGTCAAGAACGCCGGCGGCACCACCCTGGTCACCAATGCCGGCAGCAATGGCAAGTTCCTGGCGGTGATGGACTTCGACGTCAAGGACGGCAAGATGGCGGACTTCCGCTACCGCCTGCTGCCGGTCTTTGCCAACCAGCTCGCGCCCGATGCCGAGATGCAGGCCCTGATCGACCGGGTGCGCGCACCCTACGAGGCCAAGCTCTCGGAGAAGCTGGCCGTCACCGACGGCCTGCTGTTCCGGCGGGGCAACTTCAACGGCAGCTGGGATCAGCTCATCTGCGACGCACTGATGGACACCCAGGGGGCGGAGATCGCCTTCTCGCCGGGCTTCCGCTGGGGCACCACGCTGCTGCCGGGCGACACCATCACCCGCGAGCTGATGATGGACCAGCTGGCCATCACCTACCCCTACGCCACGCTGACCGAGATGAGCGGCGCCACCATCAAGACGGTGCTGGAGGACGTGGCCGACAACCTCTTCAACCCCGACCCCTATTACCAGCAGGGCGGCGACATGGTGCGGGTGGGCGGCCTGAGCTATGCGATGAACCCGGGCGCGGCCATGGGCCAGCGCATCAGCGACATGCGACTGCGCGGCAAGCTGATCGAGGCGGACAAGACCTACAAGGTGGCCGGCTGGGCGCCGGTGGCCGAATCGGCCAAGACAGCGCCGGGCGTCAAACCGGTGTGGGAGCATGTCGAGGCCTGGCTCAAGTCGCAGGGCGGACGCGTCAAGCCACGGCATATCAACACCCCGTCGCTGACCGGCATGCAGGGCAACCCCGGCATGACCGCGTGA
- the soxX gene encoding sulfur oxidation c-type cytochrome SoxX, with amino-acid sequence MTRMQRHHVLLSVSAVLAASLAVIGCASAPTAADLDRQTQAMMHASFQAKGIAGLDRLDQDAVQAACSSPTGAPEAAAKQIEAAEFAQIRWPEGGRYIGDWKVGEKLAQNGRGMTWSDQSTDPATNGAQCYNCHQITKQEISYGTIGPSLYNYGKIRGVKNLNDPASAPIIQYTWGKLWDSKAYSACSTMPRFGHGKLLNEQQLRDVMALLLDPQSPVNQ; translated from the coding sequence ATGACTCGCATGCAACGCCACCATGTTCTCCTCTCGGTCTCGGCCGTCCTTGCGGCATCCCTGGCGGTGATCGGCTGCGCCAGCGCACCGACGGCCGCCGACCTGGATCGGCAGACCCAGGCCATGATGCACGCCTCGTTCCAGGCCAAGGGCATTGCCGGGCTCGATCGTCTGGACCAGGATGCCGTGCAGGCGGCCTGTTCCAGCCCGACCGGCGCACCCGAGGCCGCCGCCAAGCAGATCGAGGCGGCGGAGTTCGCCCAGATCCGCTGGCCCGAAGGCGGACGCTACATCGGCGACTGGAAGGTCGGCGAGAAGCTGGCCCAGAACGGCCGCGGCATGACCTGGTCCGACCAGAGCACCGACCCCGCCACCAACGGGGCCCAGTGCTACAACTGCCACCAGATCACCAAGCAGGAGATCTCCTACGGCACGATCGGGCCCAGCCTGTACAACTACGGCAAGATCCGCGGGGTCAAGAACCTCAACGACCCGGCCTCGGCCCCGATCATCCAGTACACCTGGGGCAAGCTGTGGGACAGCAAGGCCTACTCGGCCTGCTCCACCATGCCGCGCTTCGGTCACGGCAAGCTGCTCAACGAGCAGCAGCTGCGCGACGTGATGGCGCTGCTGCTGGACCCGCAGTCTCCCGTCAACCAGTGA
- a CDS encoding GlcG/HbpS family heme-binding protein produces the protein MASTSWQRGAMLALAGLLGLGGTVAVQAADTPAATFTVRQLTPETALRAVQAALTHCRGLGYQVSAVVVDRAGLPQALLRDRLAGAHTPDVATRKAWTAVSVKMSSAGFAAETQAGKPMSGLRGDPRFMAAGGGLPIEAGGSLLGAIGVSGAPGGDADEACAAKGLQAIADDIEF, from the coding sequence ATGGCAAGCACCTCCTGGCAACGTGGCGCGATGCTGGCGCTGGCCGGCCTGCTGGGTCTCGGTGGCACGGTGGCCGTGCAGGCCGCCGACACCCCGGCCGCCACCTTCACGGTGCGTCAGCTCACACCCGAGACGGCGCTGCGGGCGGTGCAGGCCGCCCTGACCCATTGCCGCGGGCTGGGCTACCAGGTCAGTGCCGTGGTGGTGGACCGGGCCGGCCTGCCGCAAGCCCTGCTGCGTGACCGGCTGGCCGGTGCCCACACGCCGGACGTGGCCACCCGCAAGGCCTGGACGGCGGTCAGTGTCAAGATGAGCAGCGCGGGCTTTGCCGCCGAAACCCAGGCCGGCAAGCCGATGAGCGGTCTGCGGGGCGATCCGCGCTTCATGGCCGCCGGCGGCGGGTTGCCCATCGAGGCCGGCGGCAGCCTGCTGGGCGCCATCGGGGTGTCCGGCGCGCCCGGGGGCGACGCCGACGAGGCCTGTGCGGCCAAGGGCCTGCAGGCCATTGCCGACGACATCGAGTTCTGA
- the soxA gene encoding sulfur oxidation c-type cytochrome SoxA codes for MHTSRMIAGGLAALVSLGTLGTAAAQQKSAADGIAEYRKMLEDGNPAELFEAKGEDIWKTPRGPKKASLQSCDLGLGPGVVKGAWVQMPRWFADTGRVQDLESRLLTCMERIQGFNAAEIAATPFGKGEQVTLEALSAWISAESRGMKIAVPQGHPEERHFYELGKRAFFYRGGPMDFSCASCHGEDGKRIRLQDLPNLTKNPGDGIGFAAWPAYRVSSGEMWSMQRRLNDCFRQQRFPYPGFASDVTIALGVFMGVNAKGAESIAPALKR; via the coding sequence ATGCACACCTCCAGAATGATCGCAGGCGGCTTGGCCGCCCTGGTGTCGCTCGGCACGCTGGGCACCGCCGCCGCGCAGCAGAAGTCGGCCGCCGACGGCATTGCCGAGTACCGCAAGATGCTCGAGGACGGCAACCCGGCCGAACTGTTCGAGGCCAAGGGCGAGGACATTTGGAAGACCCCGCGCGGGCCCAAGAAGGCTTCGCTGCAGAGCTGCGACCTGGGTCTGGGGCCGGGCGTGGTCAAGGGGGCCTGGGTGCAGATGCCGCGCTGGTTCGCCGACACCGGCCGGGTGCAGGATCTGGAGTCGCGCCTGCTGACCTGCATGGAGAGGATCCAGGGCTTCAACGCCGCCGAGATCGCCGCCACGCCCTTCGGCAAGGGTGAGCAGGTCACGCTGGAGGCCTTGTCCGCCTGGATCTCCGCCGAGTCGCGCGGCATGAAGATCGCGGTGCCGCAGGGCCACCCGGAAGAGCGGCACTTCTATGAGCTGGGCAAGCGGGCCTTCTTCTACCGCGGCGGACCGATGGACTTCTCTTGCGCCAGCTGCCACGGCGAGGACGGCAAGCGCATCCGCCTACAGGACCTGCCCAACCTGACCAAGAACCCCGGCGACGGCATCGGTTTCGCGGCTTGGCCGGCCTACCGCGTCTCCAGTGGCGAGATGTGGAGCATGCAGCGTCGGCTCAACGATTGCTTCCGCCAGCAGCGCTTCCCGTACCCCGGTTTCGCCTCCGACGTGACGATCGCCCTGGGCGTGTTCATGGGCGTGAATGCCAAGGGGGCCGAATCGATCGCCCCGGCCCTGAAGCGCTGA
- the soxZ gene encoding thiosulfate oxidation carrier complex protein SoxZ yields MADPMRIRAKAEGDKTTVRVLMSHEMETGQRKDSAGKVIPAWYIQEVTATLNGKPVLNAQWGPSISKNPYLQFAVKGAKAGDKIAVSWKDNHGDTRTDETTVS; encoded by the coding sequence ATGGCAGACCCGATGCGCATCCGCGCCAAGGCCGAAGGCGACAAGACCACCGTGCGTGTGCTGATGAGCCACGAGATGGAAACCGGACAACGCAAGGATTCGGCGGGCAAGGTGATCCCCGCCTGGTACATCCAGGAAGTCACCGCCACCCTCAATGGCAAGCCGGTGCTGAACGCCCAATGGGGCCCGTCCATCTCGAAGAACCCCTACCTGCAGTTCGCGGTCAAGGGCGCGAAGGCGGGCGACAAGATTGCCGTGAGCTGGAAGGACAACCACGGCGACACGCGGACCGACGAAACCACGGTGTCCTGA
- the ybgF gene encoding tol-pal system protein YbgF yields the protein MATRLLRPLMPAVLAACGLWLAMAPARAGLFDDDEARKAILDLRAKVSQNEQQLKQQTDQIQSLQNSVLDLSNQNEQLRADLAKLRGQDEQMLRDMADLQRAMRDLQASLNDRMRKLEPQPVTVDGKTFTVDPEEKAAFEDAMNSLRGGDFDRAVVSLNSLLKRFPNTGYGDAARYWLGNAQYGQRDYKGSLATFKAFLAAAAPDHPRAAEAMLAVANCQAELKDIKGAKRTLEDLIKRYPQTEAAHAAKERLVALK from the coding sequence ATGGCGACCCGCTTGCTCCGACCCCTGATGCCCGCCGTGCTGGCTGCGTGCGGGCTGTGGCTGGCCATGGCTCCGGCGCGAGCGGGCCTCTTTGATGACGACGAGGCGCGCAAGGCCATTCTGGACCTGCGCGCCAAGGTCTCGCAGAACGAGCAGCAGCTCAAGCAGCAGACCGACCAGATCCAGTCGCTGCAGAACAGCGTGCTGGATCTGAGCAACCAGAACGAACAGCTGCGCGCCGACCTGGCCAAGCTGCGTGGCCAGGATGAGCAGATGCTGCGCGACATGGCCGATCTGCAGCGTGCCATGCGCGACCTGCAGGCCAGCCTGAACGACCGCATGCGCAAACTCGAGCCGCAGCCCGTCACCGTCGACGGCAAGACCTTCACGGTCGATCCCGAGGAGAAGGCCGCCTTCGAGGATGCGATGAACAGCCTGCGCGGCGGCGATTTCGACCGTGCTGTGGTTTCGCTCAACAGCCTGCTCAAGCGCTTTCCCAACACCGGCTACGGCGATGCGGCCCGCTACTGGCTGGGCAACGCCCAGTACGGTCAGCGTGACTACAAGGGCTCGCTGGCGACCTTCAAGGCCTTCCTGGCCGCAGCGGCGCCGGACCATCCCCGCGCGGCCGAGGCCATGCTGGCCGTGGCCAACTGCCAGGCCGAGCTCAAGGACATCAAGGGCGCCAAGCGCACCCTGGAGGACCTGATCAAGCGCTATCCGCAGACCGAGGCTGCCCACGCCGCCAAGGAACGGCTGGTGGCGCTGAAGTGA
- a CDS encoding tRNA threonylcarbamoyladenosine dehydratase, whose protein sequence is MSEVAPELDADLERRFGGLRRLHGEADYARLRALRVAVVGVGGVGSWAAEALARSGVATLVLIDLDQVAESNINRQIQALGATVGQAKVQALAQRMADIHPGCRVVQVEEFVEPDNWPALLPEPVDVLIDACDQVRAKAVLAAWGRAAGVPVVCCGAAGGKRQPQRLEVDDLSAVTHDPLLASLRNRLRREHGAPRQGRIGLRCVFSRESVAPPADGAACDSDGSLNCHGYGSSVMVTAAMGMTAAAEAVACALARR, encoded by the coding sequence GTGAGCGAGGTCGCGCCGGAGCTCGACGCCGACCTGGAGCGCCGCTTCGGCGGCCTGCGCCGCCTGCATGGCGAGGCCGACTATGCCCGGCTGCGTGCGCTGCGCGTGGCCGTGGTCGGGGTCGGTGGCGTGGGATCCTGGGCCGCCGAGGCCCTGGCCCGCAGCGGCGTGGCCACCCTGGTGCTGATCGACCTCGACCAGGTGGCCGAGTCCAACATCAACCGGCAGATCCAGGCCCTGGGGGCCACGGTGGGTCAGGCCAAGGTGCAGGCCCTGGCCCAGCGCATGGCCGACATCCACCCAGGCTGCCGGGTGGTTCAGGTCGAGGAGTTCGTCGAGCCGGACAACTGGCCGGCGCTGCTGCCCGAGCCGGTCGATGTGCTGATCGACGCCTGCGACCAGGTCAGGGCCAAGGCGGTGCTGGCGGCCTGGGGCCGGGCGGCCGGGGTGCCGGTGGTCTGCTGCGGGGCTGCGGGCGGCAAGCGCCAGCCCCAGCGCCTGGAGGTGGACGACCTGTCCGCCGTCACCCATGATCCGCTGCTGGCCTCGCTGCGCAACCGCCTGCGGCGTGAGCACGGTGCGCCGCGCCAGGGCCGCATCGGCCTGCGCTGCGTGTTCTCGCGCGAGAGCGTGGCCCCACCGGCCGATGGCGCGGCCTGCGACAGCGATGGCAGCCTGAACTGCCACGGCTATGGCTCCTCGGTCATGGTCACGGCGGCCATGGGCATGACGGCGGCAGCCGAAGCTGTGGCCTGCGCCTTGGCGCGCCGCTGA
- the tolB gene encoding Tol-Pal system beta propeller repeat protein TolB — protein MWNRRYALGALAAMGGLNLLPARAQFRVEIAGIGATQLPISLLRFRGEDKSPQPISQIIRADLERSGRFRFVETSQMFDETGVPVYTDLRNQGSDAIAAGSVTKLVDGRFDVRYKLWDVVKGQDLGGQSLAVVAGDLRLAAHRIADAIYEKLTGERGVFATRIAYVTKGGGRYTLRVADADGEGGQVALVSPEPIISPSWSPDGLQLAYVSFEDHKPVVWVQNTATGARRRVANFRGSNSAPAWSPDGHTLAVTLSRQGGSQIYLIDKDGGAPRRVTQSLAIDTEPTFSPDGQTLYFVSDRGGSPQIYKQAVSGGGATRVTFSGNYNVSPALSPDGKTLAFVQRQSGAFRVMTMDLASGTVQAISDTNDDESPSFSPNGRFVVYATRSQGQEVLMTTTVDGKIKTRLLTSGQDIREPKWGPYGR, from the coding sequence ATGTGGAATAGACGATACGCACTAGGCGCCCTGGCCGCCATGGGGGGGCTGAACCTGCTGCCCGCTCGCGCACAGTTTCGGGTCGAGATCGCCGGCATCGGCGCGACCCAACTGCCCATCTCGCTGTTGCGCTTCCGGGGCGAGGACAAATCGCCCCAGCCCATCTCCCAGATCATCCGCGCCGACCTCGAGCGCAGCGGTCGCTTCCGCTTCGTCGAGACGAGCCAGATGTTCGACGAGACCGGTGTGCCGGTTTACACCGATCTGCGCAACCAGGGCTCCGACGCGATCGCCGCGGGCTCGGTGACCAAGCTGGTCGATGGCCGCTTCGATGTGCGCTACAAGCTCTGGGACGTGGTCAAGGGTCAGGACCTGGGCGGCCAGAGCCTGGCCGTGGTGGCGGGGGATCTGCGCCTGGCGGCGCACCGCATTGCCGATGCCATCTACGAGAAATTGACCGGTGAACGCGGCGTGTTCGCCACCCGCATCGCCTATGTCACCAAGGGCGGCGGCCGCTACACCCTGCGCGTGGCCGATGCCGACGGCGAGGGCGGGCAGGTGGCCCTGGTGAGTCCCGAGCCCATCATCTCCCCGTCCTGGTCGCCCGATGGCCTGCAACTGGCCTATGTGTCCTTCGAGGACCACAAGCCGGTCGTCTGGGTCCAGAACACCGCCACCGGTGCACGCCGCCGGGTGGCCAACTTCCGCGGCTCCAACAGCGCGCCGGCCTGGTCGCCCGACGGCCACACCCTGGCGGTGACGCTCTCGCGTCAGGGAGGCTCGCAGATCTATCTGATCGACAAGGACGGCGGCGCGCCGCGCCGGGTGACGCAGAGCCTGGCGATCGACACCGAGCCCACGTTCTCGCCGGATGGCCAGACGCTTTACTTCGTCAGCGACCGCGGCGGCTCGCCCCAGATCTACAAGCAGGCCGTGTCCGGCGGCGGCGCCACCCGCGTGACCTTCTCCGGCAACTACAACGTGAGCCCGGCGCTCAGCCCCGATGGCAAGACCCTGGCCTTCGTGCAGCGCCAGAGCGGCGCCTTCCGCGTGATGACCATGGACCTGGCCAGCGGTACGGTCCAGGCGATCAGCGACACCAATGACGACGAGAGCCCGAGCTTCTCGCCGAACGGACGCTTCGTGGTGTATGCGACCCGCTCGCAAGGACAGGAAGTGTTGATGACCACCACGGTGGACGGGAAGATCAAGACCCGCCTGCTCACCAGTGGCCAGGATATCCGCGAGCCCAAGTGGGGCCCGTACGGTCGTTGA
- the soxC gene encoding sulfite dehydrogenase encodes MSLDPQHSGRLRKAPENFIDQDGVRTVFREAKDGRRDFIRGAFAAAMASAAAPAVLAQSNPVPSEGGDPNILTLPTYSKGLGSPVATEGGYGKPSQYEANVQRRPSPGLTQTTQASVSFAPLQSLFGIVTPSGLHFERHHQGWWDMDPSKHRLMLNGSDEKMLKRPMVFTMDEIMRLPSVSRFHFIECGANTGMEWGNVAVPTAQYTHGMLSCSEFTGVPLKVLLDMAGADYKRGRYLLAEGADGSSMTRTIPMELVESGEVLVAYGQNGEMLRPQQGYPLRLVVPGVQGVSWVKYLRRIEVGDKPYATKDEAVHYIDLLPDGQHRQYSSTQECKSVVTTPSGGQVLLDKGYYQISGLAWSGRGKVKRVDVSVDGGRNWRTARLQDPVMSKCLTRFTLDWAWDGKPALVQSRAMDETGYVQPSYAQLRAVRGTRSIYHNNAIQTWLVQESGEVKNVQLS; translated from the coding sequence GTGAGCCTTGACCCCCAGCACTCCGGCCGCCTGCGCAAGGCGCCCGAGAACTTCATCGATCAGGATGGCGTGCGGACCGTGTTCCGCGAAGCCAAGGACGGTCGCCGGGACTTCATCCGCGGGGCGTTCGCCGCCGCCATGGCCAGCGCCGCGGCGCCGGCCGTGCTGGCGCAGTCCAACCCGGTGCCCAGCGAGGGCGGGGACCCCAACATCCTGACCCTGCCGACTTACAGCAAGGGCCTGGGCTCACCGGTGGCGACGGAAGGCGGCTACGGCAAGCCCTCGCAGTACGAGGCCAATGTGCAGCGTCGTCCCAGCCCGGGGCTGACCCAGACCACCCAGGCCTCGGTGTCCTTCGCGCCGCTGCAGAGCCTGTTCGGCATCGTCACGCCCAGCGGCCTGCATTTCGAGCGTCACCACCAGGGCTGGTGGGACATGGATCCTTCCAAGCACCGCCTGATGCTCAACGGCTCGGACGAGAAGATGCTCAAGCGGCCCATGGTCTTCACCATGGACGAGATCATGCGTCTGCCCTCGGTGAGCCGCTTTCACTTCATCGAGTGCGGTGCCAACACCGGCATGGAATGGGGCAATGTGGCGGTGCCCACCGCCCAGTACACCCACGGCATGCTCAGCTGCAGCGAGTTCACCGGCGTGCCGTTGAAGGTCCTGCTGGACATGGCCGGCGCCGACTACAAGCGCGGCCGCTACCTGCTGGCCGAAGGGGCGGACGGCTCCAGCATGACCCGCACCATCCCGATGGAGCTGGTGGAAAGCGGCGAGGTGCTGGTGGCCTATGGCCAGAACGGCGAGATGCTGCGTCCCCAGCAAGGCTATCCCTTGCGTCTGGTGGTGCCGGGTGTGCAGGGGGTGAGCTGGGTGAAGTACCTGCGGCGCATCGAGGTGGGGGACAAGCCCTATGCCACCAAGGACGAGGCGGTCCACTACATCGACCTGCTGCCCGACGGCCAGCATCGCCAGTACAGCAGCACCCAGGAGTGCAAGAGCGTGGTGACCACGCCCTCGGGCGGCCAGGTGCTGCTGGACAAGGGCTACTACCAGATCAGCGGCCTGGCCTGGTCGGGCCGCGGCAAGGTCAAGCGCGTGGATGTGAGCGTGGATGGTGGCCGCAACTGGCGCACCGCGCGCCTGCAGGATCCGGTGATGAGCAAGTGCCTGACCCGCTTCACGCTGGACTGGGCCTGGGACGGCAAGCCGGCCCTGGTGCAGAGCCGCGCCATGGACGAGACCGGCTACGTGCAGCCCAGCTATGCGCAACTGCGTGCGGTGCGTGGCACCCGCTCGATCTACCACAACAACGCCATCCAGACCTGGCTGGTCCAGGAAAGCGGGGAGGTGAAGAATGTCCAGCTCTCTTGA
- the soxY gene encoding thiosulfate oxidation carrier protein SoxY, translated as MINRRDMLSRSAAVVAMLGSAGLLPTAAQAAYNAAVFDMKTMAEVVKALGGSAPTESKDVTITGPDIAENGAVVPIGVATTLPGVKRLMVMVEKNPSVLSAIFDVSDAVEPNFATRVKMGQSSNVMAVALMNDGKVLFAQKEVKVTLGGCGG; from the coding sequence ATGATCAACCGACGCGACATGCTCTCCCGCTCGGCCGCCGTGGTGGCGATGCTGGGTTCCGCCGGCCTGCTGCCCACCGCGGCACAGGCGGCCTACAACGCCGCGGTCTTCGACATGAAGACCATGGCCGAGGTGGTCAAGGCCCTGGGCGGCAGCGCCCCGACCGAGAGCAAGGACGTGACCATCACCGGTCCCGACATCGCCGAGAACGGGGCCGTGGTGCCCATCGGCGTGGCCACCACGCTGCCGGGCGTCAAGCGCCTGATGGTGATGGTCGAGAAGAACCCCAGCGTGCTGTCGGCGATTTTCGACGTCAGCGACGCAGTGGAGCCGAACTTCGCCACCCGCGTGAAGATGGGCCAGTCCTCCAACGTCATGGCCGTGGCCCTGATGAACGACGGCAAGGTTCTGTTCGCGCAGAAGGAAGTCAAGGTCACGCTGGGTGGCTGCGGCGGCTGA